The Mucilaginibacter rubeus genomic interval AAGATGGCCCCTGTACTTCGCCAGGTTTATCTGCAAATGGCCGAACCACGTTGGGTTATGGCTGTTGGCGCTTGTGCTTCAAGCGGTGGTATATTTGATACTTACTCCGTTTTACAAGGTATTGATGAGGTTATCCCGGTAGATGTTTATGTACCAGGCTGCCCGCCAAGGCCAGAGGCGATTATTGATGGTTTTATGAATATTCAGGAACTGGTTAAAACAGAATCTCTCCGCAGAAGGAATGAGCCTAAATACCAGGAATTGTTAGCTAAATACGGAATCCAATAATGGCTAAGATACCTAACGAACAGCTTATAAAGGCTATAGCCGATAAATTTGATACTTCAGTAACGGTTATTGGTGAGCCGTACGAACTGCTTACTGTAGAAACCGGTCGTGAAACAATCATTGATCTGCTATCGTTTCTGAAAACAGATCCTGAGCTTAAGTTCACTTTCCTGACAGATATTACAGGTATCCATTACCCTGAGCAGGAAAAGCCGATAGGCATTATTTATCACCTGCACAGTTTAACAACTAATACCCGTATCAGGATCAAAGTGTTTTTAGAAGACACTGATGTGCACATTCCAACAGCTACTGTACTTTGGGATGGTGCTAACTGGATGGAACGCGAAACTTATGATTTTTTCGGGGTTATTTTTGATGGGCATCCTGATCTTCGTCGTATTTTGAACGTAGATGACATGACCGCTTTCCCAATGCGCAAGGAATTTCCGCTGGAAGATCCTAACCGTGTTGATAAAAAGGATTTCTATTTCGGAAGATAGTAAAATATAGAATTAAGAAATTGAGAATCGAGAAACAAGAGTTTGAGAATTAAGAAGTAAGATCAAGTCTTCATTCTGATTCCTGCCTTCCTTGCTCTTAGACGCTAATAACAATACTGATGCAAAATCATCCTGTATATACAGATAACGATCCGCAAAGCGAGCTATCGACCCTGAATCTGGGCCCAACGCACCCGGCCACCCATGGTGTGTTTCAAAACGTGCTCCAACTTGATGGCGAACGTATCGTTAGCGGTGTATCAACCATTGGTTATATTCACCGCGCATTTGAAAAAATTGCCGAACACAGGCCATTTTACCAGATCACTCCACTAACCGACCGTTTAAATTATTGCTCTTCGCCTATTAACAATATGGGATGGCACATGACGGTTGAAAAGCTTTTAAATATCCAAACTCCTAAACGTGTTGATTACCTGCGTGTAATTGTAATGGAGCTTGCCCGTATTGCAGATCACATTATCTGTAACGGTGTATTGGGTGTAGATACCGGCGCGTTTACAGGCTTCCTGTACATGATGGAGCACCGTGAAGCTATTTATGAAATATACGAGGAAGTTTGCGGCTCACGTCTAACAACCAATATCGGTCGTATAGGCGGATTTGAGCGTAACTTCAACAGCCGTGCTTTTGACAAACTTCGTGCGTTTTTAAAGAACTTTCCTAAAACCCTTAAAGAGTTTGAAAGCCTGTTTAACCGTAACAGGATCTTCGTTGACCGTACCCGTGATGTTGCTGCTGTATCTGCAGAAACAGCTTTAAGCTACAGCTGGACCGGCCCGCTTTTGCGTGCCGCGGGTGTAGATTATGACGTGAGGGCTATGAACCCATATTCATCATACGAGGACTTTGAATTTGAAGTACCAGTAGGTGATAATGGTGACGTTTACAGCCGCTTTTTGGTTCGTAATGAGGAGATGTGGCAAAGCTTAAGGATTATTGAGCAGGCATTAGCCAAACTTGATAAAGAACCAAGCGATATTTTCCACGCAGATGTACCTGAATTTTACCTGCCTCCGAAAGAGGAAGTATATAACAATATGGAAGCATTGATCTATCACTTTAAAATTGTGATGGGTGAAATTCCAACCCCAACTACCGAGGTTTATCATTCGGTTGAAGGTGCTAACGGCGAGCTGGGTTTTTACCTGGTTAATGATGGTGGCCGTTCGCCATACCGTTTGCATTTCCGCAGGCCAAGCTTCATCAATTACCAGATGTATGCGCCAATGAGCCGCGGTATGTTATTATCAGATGCTATTATTAACATGAGTAGTTTAAACGTTATAGCCGGAGAGTTAGATGCTTAGAGTTGACGAAGCTCAGGAACCGGTTGAATTTTCGCCGGAACTGATCACCAAATTTGATGAGATAGTTAGCCGTTATCCGCAGGGAAAACAAAAATCGGGTTTGTTGCCAATCCTTCACCTGGTACAGGCGGAGTTTGGTTGGGTAAGCGCGCCTGCAATGGATAAAGTTGCCGAATATTTAAGCATCCTGCCTATTGAGGTGTATGAGGTTGCTACATTTTATACCATGTATTTTTTACGCCCGCAAGGCAAGTACGTACTGGAAGTTTGCCGTACAAGCGGTTGCTGCCTGGTAGGTGCCGAAAAGATCATGGATCATATTGAAGAAACCCTTGGCGTAAAAGAAGGTGAAGTTACTCCCGACGGCTTATTTAGCTGGAGAGGGGTGGAGTGCCTTGCTGCCTGCGGTTTTGGCCCTGTATTACAAATTGGCCCTGAGTATACTTTTTATGAAAACCTGACCAACGAGTCGGTAGATAAATTGATCAGTGATTTAAAAGCGAAAGCTAAGAACTAAGCTATGGGACGGAAATTACTTTTAGAACATATAAACGTACCCGGCATCAATACATTTGATGTTTACCGCTCAAAAGGTGGCTATGCTTCTGTTGAGAAAGCATTAAAAACCATGTCGCCCGAGGCGATTGTTGAAGAGGTTAAAAAATCGGGCTTACGTGGCCGCGGTGGTGCAGGCTTCCCTACAGGTATGAAGTGGAGCTTTTTGGCTAAACCCGAAGGCGTAGCACGTTACCTGGTTTGCAACGGTGACGAATCTGAACCCGGTACTTTTAAAGACCGTTATTTGATGACCTATATCCCTCACTTATTAATTGAGGGTATGATTGTATCAAGTTTCGCGCTTGGTGCAAACACATCATATATCTACCTGCGTGGTGAAATGATGCCTCAGGTAAGGATCCTGGAAAGAGCTATTGCGGAAGCAAAAGCAAAAGGCTTTTTAGGTAAAAACATATTGGGCACCGGTTACGATCTTGAACTTTACGTTCAGCCAGGTGGTGGTGCCTATATCTGCGGCGAGGAAACCGCTTTGCTGGAGTCATTGGAAGGTAAACGTGGTAACCCACGCATCAAACCGCCATTCCCGGCTATTGCTGGCTTATATGGCTGTCCTACGGTTGTTAACAACGTTGAATCAATCGCGGCTGTTGTGCCTATCATTAACGAAGGCGGCGACGAGTATGCTAAAATAGGTATCGGTCGTAGTACTGGCACTAAATTGATCTCGGCAGGTGGTAACCTAAAAAAACCAGGAGTTTATGAAATTGAACTCGGTGTACCTGTTGAAGAATTTATTTATTCGGATGAGTATTGCGGTGGTATCGCCAATGGTAAACGCTTAAAAGCTGTTGTTGCGG includes:
- a CDS encoding NADH-quinone oxidoreductase subunit C, with amino-acid sequence MAKIPNEQLIKAIADKFDTSVTVIGEPYELLTVETGRETIIDLLSFLKTDPELKFTFLTDITGIHYPEQEKPIGIIYHLHSLTTNTRIRIKVFLEDTDVHIPTATVLWDGANWMERETYDFFGVIFDGHPDLRRILNVDDMTAFPMRKEFPLEDPNRVDKKDFYFGR
- a CDS encoding NADH-quinone oxidoreductase subunit D, encoding MQNHPVYTDNDPQSELSTLNLGPTHPATHGVFQNVLQLDGERIVSGVSTIGYIHRAFEKIAEHRPFYQITPLTDRLNYCSSPINNMGWHMTVEKLLNIQTPKRVDYLRVIVMELARIADHIICNGVLGVDTGAFTGFLYMMEHREAIYEIYEEVCGSRLTTNIGRIGGFERNFNSRAFDKLRAFLKNFPKTLKEFESLFNRNRIFVDRTRDVAAVSAETALSYSWTGPLLRAAGVDYDVRAMNPYSSYEDFEFEVPVGDNGDVYSRFLVRNEEMWQSLRIIEQALAKLDKEPSDIFHADVPEFYLPPKEEVYNNMEALIYHFKIVMGEIPTPTTEVYHSVEGANGELGFYLVNDGGRSPYRLHFRRPSFINYQMYAPMSRGMLLSDAIINMSSLNVIAGELDA
- the nuoE gene encoding complex I 24 kDa subunit family protein, encoding MLRVDEAQEPVEFSPELITKFDEIVSRYPQGKQKSGLLPILHLVQAEFGWVSAPAMDKVAEYLSILPIEVYEVATFYTMYFLRPQGKYVLEVCRTSGCCLVGAEKIMDHIEETLGVKEGEVTPDGLFSWRGVECLAACGFGPVLQIGPEYTFYENLTNESVDKLISDLKAKAKN
- the nuoF gene encoding NADH-quinone oxidoreductase subunit NuoF translates to MGRKLLLEHINVPGINTFDVYRSKGGYASVEKALKTMSPEAIVEEVKKSGLRGRGGAGFPTGMKWSFLAKPEGVARYLVCNGDESEPGTFKDRYLMTYIPHLLIEGMIVSSFALGANTSYIYLRGEMMPQVRILERAIAEAKAKGFLGKNILGTGYDLELYVQPGGGAYICGEETALLESLEGKRGNPRIKPPFPAIAGLYGCPTVVNNVESIAAVVPIINEGGDEYAKIGIGRSTGTKLISAGGNLKKPGVYEIELGVPVEEFIYSDEYCGGIANGKRLKAVVAGGSSVPILPANLILKTINNEARLMSYESLSDGGFVSGTMLGSGGFIAYDEDACIVRNTWNFARFYHHESCGQCSPCREGTGWMEKVLHRLEYGHGKMSDMDLLVDVSKKIEGNTICPLGDAAAWPVASAIRHFRDEFEWHVTNASEATSRNYGLAHYADPLKVVETA
- a CDS encoding NADH-quinone oxidoreductase subunit B, producing MSDIQLVDAPAGVEGAGFFATSLDKVIGIARSNSLWPLPFATSCCGIEFMATMASHYDLSRFGAERLSFSPRQADLLMVMGTIAKKMAPVLRQVYLQMAEPRWVMAVGACASSGGIFDTYSVLQGIDEVIPVDVYVPGCPPRPEAIIDGFMNIQELVKTESLRRRNEPKYQELLAKYGIQ